A part of Solenopsis invicta isolate M01_SB chromosome 2, UNIL_Sinv_3.0, whole genome shotgun sequence genomic DNA contains:
- the LOC105198679 gene encoding rab3 GTPase-activating protein non-catalytic subunit, protein MACQIRGIAIIPDVNTVKKLLYGDAISKFEYISSDELPLQDCCIALSSVGDVLTMAWNTRMIIFVSKWDSQELDEVKNKFHVTWHGEVTKEANEWVTSVICLPLISLGKATGPDWTCIAVGYNTGFVRFYTETGAFLFGEQIHNESVLGIKCQSCCLPKHTGDAGSSEEIYILYNSGVCILQGFPLFSTLRACRNHLAKVQANCNDLPPVTNLSYKKWAFKNQDITNDLEVIGTTSINSFDHLMTASICGGYNAMYRSSAPQHNLVLATGKRPFVGFHYALEGGNAPVLSDVAIAMASKLANAIGTAVPWFRGKNAMSEASKGISHESIETMTCRFGLSDIMREGDCIVSSPNKMFSVISDAMGRVILLNNKKGTAVRMWKGYRDAQCGWIEVTEERDRGVHRNVDKKSGRKALFRTALFLVIYAPKKGVIDIWSIQQGPKITTFTASKNGRLLYINYGFLGTNDNAILSRNKAQYSCVFIDPLGGLKEICVPFHFALNSKNGKRARDVHLLRKLRTFLREEDFNEEKLVFKVTDTCLGLETNEVRIQTIEVLMNSKHILPDALLAATNCFAVKLEEEGKRKGGAEGGRKEEEEEKLEPTVKMLHQLTLQLQHIITFYKYIESQLDMPLECDITTVNNAISVKNLSSILSTSEREVNRVTKLAKILNNLTDDNVSAETKVKFKDENVFFDFLSCFELGKSRLIGLRNDVKEENVYKISRLIYRGPMSSDDTKEKWQQAAKESNIQPFIFMRLALIYWMHKEEAEFSEIELKRFTQLLHLICLLTDVEEICVEYNEVSSWWKDVRTILIESTKPFNAFTAALACRATAMILDKYKEKLQNEKQFGNNGNEEEEDIKNGNNTTKINELESKSNEVTPDDETYSSISEWENVSNDTCQFTLLIGNLEDIAILNAVTSQRVVSDETTQFFALPFTRHDTCLASILSRGRGSVSELVTKWLSTTGIDPARLIDTTDVEFDQLQLSVDNSLQLSDTLSKATAVRIPRQERTKLVSLSIEIEDEAKVNATAEACILDNMALLKRHFPYSLTSSVLLANLCWEFAMSWDKEITRLDSLAAALTVLRQIPMKNMRHGVCCLLWTLHIKKRMEAAAKLMNKLGKLPKERLCMQDIGLSDIQVTMFLQHCVTFLDIFLDTEILERGDSTVIKSEELWDGHLGGPQPFAALAISQTPAWYDLILLHVQVANVLYMMACLNLKMLKPLNNLFESVVQPYLFQDITDKVMLTWYRDDKRDNIRTEFLCRVITASMEFIHRETTDGVTISSTQAISWMSKCQALASIWKINNDELRIHQACQLYINGFDRLAEEVTTAVTDIERLAANLLPTAGRRMMAYLSKTPNLLEEMSRMSPALTRYLESLNMPEIICTNCSNADTVELIRRVSVHLPKTHCDYHIMVLMLDATFIYKDSN, encoded by the exons ATGGCCTGTCAAATTAGAGGAATAGCAATCATACCAGATGTGAATACcgttaaaaaattgctttacgGCGATGCTATCAGTAAAT TCGAGTATATATCAAGCGATGAATTACCTCTTCAAGACTGTTGTATAGCTCTATCGTCGGTTGGAGATGTACTTACCATGGCTTGGAACACAAGAATGATCATATTTGTTT CAAAATGGGACTCGCAAGAATTAGatgaagtaaaaaataaatttcacgtAACGTGGCATGGAGAAGTAACAAAAGAAGCAAA TGAATGGGTAACGTCAGTGATCTGCTTACCTTTAATATCCTTGGGAAAGGCTACCGGTCCAGATTGGACCTGTATAGCTGTTGGATACAATACAGGTTTTGTTAGATTCTATACAGaa aCAGGTGCATTCCTCTTTGGGGAGCAAATACATAATGAATCGGTTCTAGGAATCAAGTGTCAGTCGTGTTGCTTACCCAAACACACTGGAGACGCTGGTTCtagtgaagaaatatatattttatataacagtgGTGTTTGTATATTACAAGgatttccattattttcaactttaCGCGCTTGTAGAAATCATTTAGCTAAAG ttcaAGCAAATTGCAACGATTTGCCACCGGTaacaaatttatcttataaaaaatggGCGTTTAAAAATCAAGATATTACAAACGATTTAGAAGTGATTGGTACAACGTCGATAAATAGTTTTGATCATTTAATGACAGCTTCGATATGCGGTGGATATAACGCAATGTACAGATCCAGTGCACCACAACATAATTTAGTCCTTGCGACAGGAAAACGACCATTTGTAGGATTCCATTATGCACTGGAAGGTGGTAATGCACCAGTCCTGTCGGATGTTGCCATCGCTATGGCTAGCAAACTGGCTAATGCTATCGGTACTGCTGTACC ATGGTTTCGTGGAAAGAATGCAATGTCTGAAGCGTCAAAGGGTATTAGCCATGAATCTATAGAGACAATGACGTGTCGATTTGGTTTGAGCGATATTATGAGGGAAGGTGATTGTATCGTTTCTAGtccaaataaaatgttttcggTAATATCGGACGCTATGGGCAGAGTAattctcttaaataataaaaagggcACAGCTGTAAGAATGTGGAAAGGATATCGCGATGCTCAGTGTGGTTGGATTGAAGTTACCGAAGAGAGAGATCGTGGAGTACATAGGAATGTTGATAAAAAATCTGGACGTAAAGCTTTATTCCGTACCGCTCTGTTTTTAGTTATTTATGCACCAAAGAAGGGTGTAATCGATATTTGGAGTATACAGCAGGGTCCAAAAATCACTACTTTCACTGCTAGCAAGAATGGACG attattatacattaattatggTTTTCTTGGTACAAATGATAATGCCATTTTATCGAGAAATAAAGCGCAATACTCTTGCGTATTTATTGACCCACTTGGAGGATTAAAGGAGATTTGTGTTCCATTTCACTTTGCGCTTAATAGTAAAAATGGAAAACGGGCACGCGACGTACATCTACTTAGAAAACTTAGAACGTTTCTGAGAGAGGAGGATTTTAACGAGGAGAAATTAGTTTTCAAAGTTACCGATACTTGTCTGGGTTTAGAAACAAATGAAGTTCGGATACAAACGATAGAGGTTTTAATGAACAGCAAGCATATTTTACCAGATGCTTTGCTTGCTGCAACCAACTGTTTTGCAGTAAAACTAG aagaagaaggaaaaagaaaaggaggagcagaaggaggaagaaaagaagaggaagaagaaaaattggAGCCTACCGTCAAGATGCTTCATCAATTGACATTGCAATTACaacatataattacattttataaatatatcgaGTCTCAACTTGATATGCCACTCGAGTGCGATATTACAACAGTTAATAACGCAATaagtgttaaaaatttatcttcgaTATTATCAACTTCGGAACGAGAAGTAAACCGTGTTACCAAATTggctaaaatattaaacaacctAACGGATGATAACGTTTCTGCGGAAACTAAAGTGAAATTTAAGGATGAAAATGTATTCTTTGACTTTTTATCGTGCTTCGAATTGGGCAAATCGAGATTGATTGGACTACGAAATGacgtaaaagaagaaaatgtatacaaaattt CACGATTGATATATCGAGGACCGATGTCGTCCGATGATACGAAAGAGAAATGGCAGCAAGCTGCTAAAGAAAGTAACATTCAACCGTTTATCTTTATGCGACTGGCATTAATATATTGGATGCACAAGGAGGAAGCTGAGTTTTCGGAAATTGAATTAAAACGCTTTACGCAGCTGCTGCatctaatttgtttattaactg ATGTGGAAGAGATATGTGTCGAATATAACGAGGTTTCTTCGTGGTGGAAAGACGTACGCACTATTCTGATAGAATCTACGAAGCCTTTCAACGCGTTTACCGCTGCCTTAGCATGCAGGGCAACTGCTATGATTCTAGACaagtataaagaaaaattacaaaatgaaaaacaatTTGGTAATAACGGAAACGAGGAGGAAGAGGatattaaaaatggaaataatacAACTAAAATAAATGAACTGGAGAGTAAGTCGAATGAGGTGACACCGGACGATGAAACGTACAGTTCGATTAGTGAATGGGAGAATGTCAGTAATGACACTTGTCAATTCACACTGTTGATCGGGAATCTTGAAGACATCGCTATTTTGAATGCTGTTACTAG TCAGCGAGTTGTATCGGATGAGACGACGCAATTTTTTGCTCTACCATTTACAAGGCACGACACTTGTTTAGCATCGATTCTCTCTAGGGGAAGAG GCTCAGTGTCTGAATTGGTTACAAAGTGGCTCAGCACCACGGGTATCGATCCAGCGCGGTTAATCGACACGACGGACGTAGAATTCGATCAATTGCAATTATCGGTAGATAATTCTTTACAATTGTCCGATACGCTGAGTAAAGCGACTGCTGTTCGAATACCTCGACAAGAACGGACGAAACTTGTTTCTTTATCGATCGAAATCGAGGACGAAGCAAAAGTTAACGCGACTGCGGAAGCGTGCATTTTAG ACAATATGGCCCTGCTCAAACGCCATTTTCCATACAGTTTAACGAGCAGTGTCTTATTAGCCAATTTATGCTGGGAGTTTGCCATGTCGTGGGATAAGGAGATTACTCGGCTCGATTCACTCGCAGCTGCCTTGACCGTTTTAAGACAAATACCCATGAAGAATATGAGGCATG GCGTCTGCTGTCTTTTGTGGACACTTCACATAAAGAAAAGAATGGAAGCGGCGGCCAAATTGATGAACAAACTCGGAAAGTTGCCAAAGGAGAGATTATGCATGCAAGATATTGGTTTATCTGACATTCAAGTGACAATGTTTTTACAACACTGCGTTACCTTCTTGGATATATTTCTCGAT ACTGAGATACTCGAACGAGGAGACAGTACGGTAATAAAATCGGAAGAATTGTGGGACGGACATCTCGGTGGACCGCAACCGTTTGCCGCACTAGCCATCTCCCAGACTCCAGCTTGGTACGACTTGATTTTGTTACACGTTCAAGTGGCTAATGTCCTATATATGATGGCGTGTCTCAACTTGAAAATGTTGAAgccattaaataatttgttcgaATCCGTG GTACAGCCCTATCTCTTTCAAGATATAACGGACAAAGTGATGCTCACGTGGTATCGAGATGACAAGAGGGATAATATACGTACAGAATTTTTGTGTAGAGTAATTACAGCATCGATGGAATTTATTCATCGGGAAACTACCGACGGCGTGACGATTAGTTCGACACAGGCCATCTCGTGGATGAGCAAGTGTCAAGCATTAGCATCTATctggaaaattaataatgacgAATTGAGGATACATCAAGCCTGTCAGCTATACATAAACGGTTTTGATCGTTTGGCCGAAGAG GTAACTACAGCGGTAACCGATATCGAACGGTTGGCTGCAAATTTATTGCCTACAGCTGGAAGAAGAATGATGGCATATCTCTCTAAAACGCCTAATCTTCTGGAAGAAATGTCCCGAATGAGTCCAGCGCTTACAAGATACTTGGAAAGCCTG AACATGCCTGAAATAATCTGTACAAATTGTTCGAATGCCGACACTGTGGAGTTGATTCGCCGAGTATCTGTGCATTTACCTAAAACTCACTGTGATTATCACATTATGGTGTTAATGTTAGAcgcaacatttatttataaagatagcaACTAG
- the LOC105198671 gene encoding acylphosphatase-2, protein MAAAAAAAATMAAVDPLCQEPLVSVEFEVFGKVQGVYFPKYVRDICLQLKICGWVKNSKTGTILGKMQGPRALVDQMAQWLTSVGSPGSEIHHCEFTNWETVAKQQYQGFVIRF, encoded by the exons atggcggcggcggcggcggcggcggcgacaatGGCGGCAGTGGATCCCCTCTGCCAGGAACCATTAGTGTCCGTCGAATTCGAGGTTTTTGGAAAAGTGCAAG GTGTATATTTTCCCAAGTACGTGAGGGATATATGCCTGCAATTGAAAATCTGTGGTTGGGTGAAAAATAGTAAAACTGGCACGATCCTCGGAAAGATGCAAGGACCTCGGGCGCTCGTCGATCAGAT GGCACAGTGGTTAACATCGGTGGGCAGTCCAGGTAGTGAGATACATCATTGCGAGTTTACAAATTGGGAAACTGTTGCAAAGCAGCAATATCAAGGTTTTGTCATTCGTTTCTAA